The proteins below come from a single Bactrocera dorsalis isolate Fly_Bdor chromosome 5, ASM2337382v1, whole genome shotgun sequence genomic window:
- the LOC105224277 gene encoding BAG domain-containing protein Samui isoform X3, which translates to MDMDMDMDMFPRSRLGRMHDPFSGFNNSHFGFPQFNSLGRRRAADHMGRDDDFFNRLPSEFRQYIPDGFGHRRDESATLPRRHSSQHSQQAPVQGGGPAYYQSYVPASPPNGAGVPQSPSKKLCDAAIQTEDPTVRMDGDQVDSAAPQAYADNLQQHGLRNTVDMGVKSALESEQGIRAHSAPPQEQQQQQVPVNGKRQTPPPQAGHSQFGTQTSPHVQTGPNAGQQPQYHKAYYPPQQQPHPQQRQQTPPPPQTPGGSYVRTIPIFVEGRSEPIINAHKEIPNQNSAPGQTQATASASARAFVPPQQQQQQYQPQPQQQQQPQHQQHRPTPLNTQQQPSQQGAAAGGMPPQTPHTLDSISKIQDIQRDVLDLMAKVENFTGTRQDKEYVYLDEMLTRNLLKLDTIDTNGKDSIRLARKEAIKCIQASINVLEAKANENTKAAQQATEGGEASEQSVSSGAAEPMQTEEAATRKSASKEKVAEVASEAAETPVAEPEPADAKQIQAPIPLPPPEGMQVEQSASASDVKSADAAEVSNKEAVASSDAPAAEAATTEVSSKAEAEASK; encoded by the exons ATGGACATGGATATGGATATGGACATGTTTCCACGCAGTCGCTTGGGCCGCATGCACGACCCGTTCAGTGGCTTCAACAACTCAC ATTTTGGTTTTCCCCAATTCAACTCGCTCGGTCGCCGACGTGCTGCCGATCACATGGGCCGTGATGATGACTTCTTTAATCGCCTGCCTTCAGAATTCCGTCAATATATACCGGACGGTTTTGGTCACAGACGTGACGAAAGCGCCACATTGCCACGCCGACACAGCTCTCAGCATTCACAACAAGCCCCAGTACAGGGTGGCGGTCCCGCCTACTATCAATCATACGTACCCGCTTCACCACCCAACGGCGCTGGCGTACCACAGTCGCCATCGAAGAAACTCTGCgacgccgccatacaaactgaagatCCCACTGTCCGCATGGATGGCGATCAGGTGGACAGCGCTGCACCACAAGCTTATGCTGATAATTTACAACAACATGGGCTACGTAACACTGTCGATATGGGTGTGAAGTCAGCGCTGGAGTCGGAACAAGGTATACGTGCGCATTCGGCGCCaccacaagaacaacaacaacaacaggtgcCAGTGAATGGCAAGCGCCAGACACCGCCACCACAGGCCGGACACTCACAATTCGGCACACAGACTAGTCCACATGTGCAGACTGGCCCTAATGCTGGTCAGCAACCGCAGTATCATAAGGCCTATTacccgccacaacaacaaccgcacCCACAGCAACGACAACAGACACCACCACCGCCACAAACCCCGGGCGGCAGCTATGTGCGCACCATACCGATCTTTGTGGAGGGTCGTTCTGAGCCGATCATTAACGCACACAAGGAAATACCAAATCAAAATAGCGCGCCCGGTCAGACACAAGCTACGGCTAGTGCTTCGGCTCGAGCATTTGTgccgccacaacaacagcagcaacagtacCAACCacaaccacagcaacaacaacagccgcaaCATCAGCAACACCGTCCAACTCCACTAAATACTCAGCAGCAGCCCTCTCAACAGGGTGCAGCCGCAGGTGGAATGCCACCACAAACTCCACATACGCTAGACTCAATCAGCAAAATCCAAGACATTCAACGCGATGTCCTCGATCTCATGGCGAAAGTGGAGAATTTCACGGGCACACGTCAAGACAAAGAGTACGTCTATCTTGACGAGATGTTGACACGTAACCTACTTAAGTTGGACACAATCGATACAAACGGCAAGGATAGCATACGTCTAGCGCGTAAGGAGGCCATCAAATGCATACAGGCATCCATCAATGTGCTCGAAGCGAAAGCAAACGAGAACACTAAAGCTGCACAACAGGCAACAGAAGGTGGCGAAGCGTCCGAACAGTCCGTATCAAGCGGTGCCGCTGAACCAATGCAGACCGAAGAGGCTGCGACGCGCAAGAGCGCTTCAAAAGAGAAAGTTGCAGAGGTTGCATCTGAAGCTGCAGAGACGCCTGTGGCCGAGCCCGAACCGGCTGATGCGAAGCAAATTCAAGCGCCCATACCATTGCCACCGCCAGAGGGCATGCAAGTCGAACAGTCAGCAAGCGCTAGTGATGTGAAGAGTGCGGATGCCGCCGAGGTGAGCAACAAGGAAGCAGTGGCCAGTAGCGATGCTCCGGCTGCGGAAGCCGCCACAACCGAAGTGTCGTCGAAGGCTGAGGCGGAGGCGAGCAAATGA